The following are encoded together in the Parabacteroides chongii genome:
- a CDS encoding alginate lyase family protein yields MNTKFLLLISITAFIFCSCSVKTELKQQVSDLLRPEIILRGDDALGEEPVTITSFVAERSAGGIHDFYSEGDYWWPNPVSPDSAYIRRDGETNPDNFVAHRHAMIRFSTVVGDLTSAWIVTKDTKYIEQALKHVHAWFIDPETSMNPDLQYAQAIKGIVTGRGIGIIDTIHLMEVVQSLIVMEQNGLLSAEEAVATKDWFSKYLHWLTNHPYGKDEMNAKNNHGTCWVMQAALFAKYTGNTEVLEFCRERYRNVLLPDQLDTDGSFPLELNRTKPYGYSLFNLDAMATVCHILSDENHNLWQYTTEDGRNMQKGVAWLYPYIKDKSVWPFNKDVMYWDEWPVAHPALLFSACDTPNGDYVSLWTMLEHFPVNDEVVRNLPIRHPLLWL; encoded by the coding sequence ATGAATACGAAGTTTTTATTATTAATTTCAATAACAGCATTTATTTTTTGTTCTTGTTCTGTCAAAACAGAATTAAAGCAACAAGTGTCAGACTTGCTACGCCCCGAAATTATCCTCCGGGGAGATGATGCATTAGGAGAGGAACCTGTTACAATAACCTCTTTTGTGGCAGAACGGAGTGCCGGGGGAATTCATGATTTTTATTCAGAAGGCGATTACTGGTGGCCGAATCCGGTAAGTCCGGATAGTGCCTATATCCGTCGTGACGGCGAAACGAATCCCGATAACTTTGTGGCCCATCGCCATGCAATGATCCGTTTCAGCACCGTCGTAGGCGATCTTACTTCTGCCTGGATCGTTACTAAAGATACCAAATACATCGAACAAGCCCTGAAACATGTTCATGCCTGGTTCATTGACCCTGAAACAAGTATGAATCCGGACCTTCAGTATGCCCAGGCTATCAAAGGTATTGTGACAGGGCGGGGAATAGGGATTATCGATACGATCCATCTGATGGAAGTCGTGCAGTCTCTGATCGTAATGGAACAGAATGGTTTGCTATCAGCGGAAGAGGCGGTTGCGACAAAAGACTGGTTTTCGAAATATCTGCATTGGCTGACCAATCATCCGTATGGGAAAGATGAAATGAATGCGAAGAATAACCACGGGACCTGTTGGGTGATGCAGGCAGCTTTGTTTGCTAAATATACAGGGAATACCGAAGTACTGGAGTTTTGCAGAGAACGTTACCGGAATGTATTATTGCCGGATCAGTTGGATACGGACGGCAGCTTTCCATTGGAATTGAACCGGACAAAGCCGTATGGATATTCTCTTTTTAACCTGGATGCAATGGCAACAGTCTGCCATATCCTTTCGGATGAAAATCATAATTTATGGCAATATACAACGGAAGACGGACGGAATATGCAGAAAGGAGTTGCATGGTTGTATCCTTATATAAAGGATAAATCCGTATGGCCGTTTAATAAAGACGTGATGTATTGGGATGAATGGCCTGTTGCCCACCCGGCTTTGCTGTTCAGTGCCTGTGATACACCTAACGGAGACTATGTATCTCTTTGGACAATGCTGGAACATTTTCCTGTCAATGATGAAGTGGTAAGGAATTTGCCTATCCGTCATCCGTTGTTATGGTTGTAA